In Bosea vestrisii, the following are encoded in one genomic region:
- a CDS encoding AbrB family transcriptional regulator, which yields MPVPSYVPYHLRTLSREAAVIACAALGGTFFALLDVPAAWLSGSMLLVSVLGITRPLPDLRRPWFDSTMVMSGALIGSAATPEALAATARYPGSLLVLVVGLVAIMLATGAYLRFVARWSWIDSLLAAAPGALSAVISVAQDKGANIGRIAAIQLFRILVLVAVLPSIMKLSSGGVPLALPPPVVIASVGHMALLLGGGLVTGLIFEKIGITAPFILGATLASAVLHGTGLVHGTMPPEITIAVMVMLGAAMGGRVSNLKRNEIAALFPLAIGGFVVSMAVAFAFAWPAAWLAGVPYASAMAAFAPGGLEAMALLAFAMGLDPLYVGAHHLVRFMALGLLMPFLVSWVKPEKPSGES from the coding sequence ATGCCTGTTCCGAGCTACGTTCCCTATCATCTGCGCACCCTGTCGCGTGAAGCGGCGGTAATCGCTTGCGCGGCGCTCGGCGGCACATTCTTCGCCCTGCTCGACGTTCCGGCGGCCTGGCTCTCGGGTTCGATGCTGCTGGTTTCCGTTCTCGGTATCACTCGGCCGCTGCCCGATCTGCGCCGTCCCTGGTTCGATTCGACCATGGTGATGTCTGGCGCGCTGATCGGCTCGGCTGCGACGCCCGAGGCGCTCGCCGCGACGGCGCGCTATCCCGGCTCGCTGCTCGTGCTGGTCGTCGGCCTCGTCGCGATCATGTTGGCCACCGGCGCCTATCTGCGCTTCGTCGCGCGCTGGAGCTGGATCGACTCGCTACTGGCGGCGGCGCCCGGCGCGCTATCGGCCGTGATCTCGGTGGCGCAGGACAAGGGCGCCAATATCGGCCGTATCGCCGCGATCCAGCTCTTCCGCATCCTCGTCCTGGTCGCGGTCCTGCCCAGCATCATGAAGCTGAGCAGCGGCGGCGTTCCGCTCGCTTTGCCGCCGCCTGTTGTGATCGCGAGCGTTGGCCATATGGCGCTGCTGCTCGGCGGCGGGCTGGTCACGGGGCTGATCTTCGAGAAAATCGGGATCACCGCGCCCTTCATCCTCGGCGCGACCCTGGCGAGCGCCGTGCTGCACGGCACCGGCCTTGTCCACGGCACGATGCCGCCGGAGATCACGATCGCGGTGATGGTCATGCTCGGCGCCGCCATGGGCGGGCGTGTCTCAAACCTGAAACGCAACGAGATCGCGGCGCTGTTCCCCCTCGCGATCGGCGGCTTCGTCGTCTCGATGGCCGTCGCCTTCGCCTTCGCCTGGCCGGCGGCCTGGCTCGCCGGCGTGCCCTATGCCAGCGCCATGGCCGCCTTCGCGCCCGGCGGGCTCGAGGCCATGGCGCTGCTCGCCTTCGCCATGGGGCTCGATCCGCTCTATGTCGGCGCCCACCATCTGGTGCGCTTCATGGCGCTCGGGCTCTTGATGCCGTTCCTGGTCAGCTGGGTGAAGCCTGAGAAGCCGAGCGGCGAGAGCTGA
- a CDS encoding zinc-binding alcohol dehydrogenase family protein gives MKAVGYRASHPIEHPQALLDLTLDKPTAAGRDLLVRVEAVSVNPVDTKMRLRSQPEAGGVKVLGWDAAGVVEAVGPDATLFKPGDKVFYAGAIGRSGTNAEYHLVDERIVGRRPTSLSVAEAAAMPLTAITAWEALFDRLDIRRAVPGAANALLIIGGAGGVGSIAIQLARQLSDVTVIATASRPETQAWVKELGADHVVDHTRPLAAQVAALGIGAPAFVFSTTQTDRHFDEIVELIAPQGRFGLIDDPAPIDVMKLKRKSVSLHWELMFTRSLFGTADIEAQHLLLNEVSALVDAGKLRTTLGEHFGRIDAANLKRAHALLECGKAKGKIVLEGF, from the coding sequence ATGAAGGCCGTTGGCTACCGCGCATCCCATCCGATCGAGCATCCGCAGGCGCTGCTCGACCTCACGCTCGACAAGCCAACCGCCGCCGGCCGCGACCTGCTGGTCAGGGTCGAGGCCGTTTCGGTCAATCCGGTCGACACCAAGATGCGCCTGCGCTCGCAGCCCGAGGCTGGTGGTGTGAAGGTGCTCGGCTGGGATGCCGCCGGCGTGGTCGAGGCGGTCGGCCCGGATGCCACGCTGTTCAAGCCGGGCGACAAGGTCTTCTACGCCGGCGCGATCGGCCGTTCGGGCACGAATGCCGAATATCATCTGGTCGACGAGCGCATCGTCGGGCGCCGGCCGACTTCGCTCTCGGTCGCGGAAGCGGCGGCAATGCCGTTGACGGCGATTACTGCCTGGGAGGCGCTGTTCGACCGGCTCGACATCCGCCGGGCGGTGCCGGGCGCGGCGAATGCGCTGCTGATCATCGGCGGCGCCGGCGGCGTCGGCTCGATCGCGATCCAGCTCGCCAGGCAGCTCAGCGACGTCACGGTGATCGCGACCGCCTCGCGGCCGGAAACGCAGGCCTGGGTCAAGGAACTCGGCGCCGACCATGTCGTCGACCACACCAGGCCGCTGGCCGCTCAGGTCGCCGCGCTCGGCATCGGCGCGCCGGCCTTCGTCTTCTCGACCACCCAGACCGACCGGCATTTCGACGAGATCGTCGAGCTGATCGCGCCGCAGGGCCGCTTCGGCCTGATCGACGATCCCGCGCCGATCGACGTGATGAAGCTGAAGCGCAAGAGCGTCTCGCTGCATTGGGAGCTGATGTTCACGCGTTCGCTCTTCGGCACCGCCGATATCGAGGCCCAGCATCTGCTGCTGAACGAGGTCAGCGCCCTGGTCGATGCCGGCAAGCTCAGGACCACGCTCGGGGAGCATTTCGGCAGGATCGATGCCGCCAACCTCAAGCGTGCCCATGCCCTGCTCGAATGCGGCAAGGCCAAGGGCAAGATCGTTCTCGAAGGCTTCTAA
- a CDS encoding pyridoxal phosphate-dependent aminotransferase, which yields MNMHAPAGTSLIADLRPEARNAPESGIVEVVNHGRLKPGLIPLWVGEGDLATPEFIVRAANKSLADGETFYTWQRGIPELREALARYHTALYGRPFAMDRFYVTGSGMQSVQIAVRLIAGVGDELIIPTPAWPNFAAAMGIAGANPVCVPMQFKDGRFTLDLEKLEAAISPRTRAFVINSPANPTGWTATRDELAAILAIARKYGIWIIADEIYARFVYDGSPRAASFHDVMEQEDRVLFVQTFSKNWAMTGWRVGWIEVPPAFGQIVENLIQYSTSGSPVFVQRAAIAALEEGEPFVAEQIARATEGRRIIAEGLKATNRVTLQAPDGAFYQFFAVDGRTDSRALAIELVDKANVGLAPGTAFGPGGETGLRLCFARKASDLVETVARLQKALAG from the coding sequence ATGAACATGCACGCACCGGCCGGGACCAGCCTGATCGCCGATTTGCGCCCCGAGGCGCGCAATGCGCCCGAGAGCGGCATCGTCGAGGTCGTCAACCACGGCCGGCTCAAGCCCGGGCTGATCCCGCTCTGGGTCGGCGAAGGCGATCTGGCGACGCCCGAGTTCATCGTCCGCGCTGCCAACAAGTCGCTGGCCGATGGCGAGACCTTCTACACCTGGCAGCGCGGCATTCCGGAGCTGCGCGAGGCGCTGGCTCGCTACCACACTGCGCTCTATGGCCGCCCCTTCGCCATGGACCGCTTCTACGTCACCGGCTCCGGCATGCAGTCGGTCCAGATCGCGGTCCGATTGATCGCGGGTGTCGGCGACGAGCTGATCATCCCGACCCCGGCGTGGCCCAACTTCGCCGCCGCCATGGGTATCGCCGGCGCCAATCCGGTCTGCGTGCCGATGCAGTTCAAGGATGGGCGCTTCACGCTCGACCTTGAGAAGTTGGAAGCAGCGATCTCGCCGCGCACGCGCGCCTTCGTCATCAACTCGCCGGCCAACCCGACCGGCTGGACCGCGACCCGCGACGAACTCGCTGCCATCCTCGCCATCGCCCGCAAATACGGCATCTGGATCATCGCCGACGAGATCTATGCCCGCTTCGTCTATGACGGTTCGCCGCGAGCCGCTTCCTTTCACGACGTGATGGAGCAGGAGGACCGCGTCCTCTTCGTCCAGACCTTCTCGAAGAACTGGGCGATGACCGGCTGGCGCGTCGGCTGGATCGAGGTGCCGCCCGCCTTCGGCCAGATCGTCGAGAACCTGATCCAGTACTCGACCTCCGGCTCGCCGGTCTTCGTCCAGCGCGCCGCCATCGCGGCCCTGGAGGAGGGCGAGCCTTTCGTCGCCGAGCAGATCGCCCGTGCCACCGAAGGCCGGCGCATCATCGCCGAAGGGCTGAAGGCGACGAACCGCGTGACGCTGCAGGCACCGGACGGTGCCTTCTACCAGTTCTTCGCCGTCGACGGCCGCACCGATTCGCGCGCGCTGGCAATCGAGCTGGTCGACAAGGCCAATGTCGGTCTGGCGCCCGGCACCGCCTTCGGACCGGGCGGCGAGACCGGCCTCAGGCTCTGCTTTGCCCGCAAGGCGTCGGATCTCGTTGAAACGGTGGCGCGTCTGCAGAAGGCGCTGGCCGGTTGA
- a CDS encoding L-dopachrome tautomerase-related protein gives MRTVLKVAIAAGLLAAPQAARAQQSMQPVKVEIFAELPQAVGNITFTPDKRVIFSHHPFFAPDIRVAELNPDRKSFKPFPDASWNTPRPGTDRYLDSVLGLRGDENGIIWLMDMGQRTPLTPKLVGWDAKRNRLHRIYYIPAPASLPESQHNDFVVDLKNRKFYIADEGIGPGGDGSKAALVVVDMDTGAARRVLQGHATTKPEDRPITVEGKDLTVPGKDGKPAVIKVGADGIAVDKEFRWLYYAPLSGTSVYRLRIADLIDERLSDAELGGKVERYAAKPNNGGFSLDAKGNLYLTEVEARAVGVIPAEGRQYRRFAAHEALHWPDGVSYSPDGFMYVSAAQLAQAAVFNDGKGSNKAPYYIFRFKPLAPGRIGH, from the coding sequence ATGCGTACAGTTCTGAAAGTCGCGATCGCAGCCGGCCTTCTCGCGGCGCCTCAAGCCGCGCGAGCCCAGCAATCCATGCAGCCGGTGAAGGTCGAGATCTTCGCCGAACTGCCTCAGGCGGTCGGCAACATCACCTTCACGCCGGACAAGCGGGTGATCTTCAGCCACCATCCATTCTTCGCGCCAGACATCCGGGTGGCCGAGCTCAATCCGGACCGCAAATCTTTCAAGCCGTTCCCGGATGCGAGCTGGAACACGCCGCGGCCCGGCACCGACCGCTATCTCGACAGCGTGCTCGGTCTGCGTGGCGATGAGAACGGCATCATCTGGCTGATGGACATGGGGCAGCGCACGCCACTGACGCCGAAGCTCGTCGGCTGGGACGCCAAGCGCAACCGGCTGCACCGGATCTATTACATACCGGCGCCGGCCTCGCTGCCGGAATCGCAGCACAACGACTTCGTCGTCGACCTCAAGAACCGCAAATTCTACATCGCCGACGAGGGCATCGGACCGGGCGGCGACGGCAGCAAGGCGGCGCTGGTCGTGGTCGACATGGATACCGGGGCAGCGCGCCGTGTGCTCCAGGGCCATGCCACCACGAAGCCGGAGGATCGGCCGATCACGGTCGAGGGCAAGGACCTGACCGTGCCGGGCAAGGACGGCAAGCCGGCCGTGATCAAGGTCGGTGCCGACGGCATCGCCGTGGATAAGGAGTTCCGCTGGCTCTATTACGCCCCGCTCAGCGGCACGAGCGTCTATCGCCTGCGGATCGCCGATCTCATCGACGAGCGGCTGAGCGATGCCGAGCTTGGCGGCAAGGTCGAGCGCTATGCCGCCAAGCCGAACAATGGCGGCTTTTCGCTCGACGCCAAGGGCAATCTCTATTTGACCGAAGTGGAGGCGAGGGCGGTCGGCGTCATCCCGGCCGAGGGCCGCCAGTACCGGCGCTTCGCCGCGCACGAGGCGCTGCATTGGCCCGACGGCGTCAGCTATTCGCCGGACGGCTTCATGTATGTCTCGGCTGCGCAGCTCGCCCAGGCCGCCGTGTTCAACGACGGCAAGGGTTCGAACAAGGCGCCCTATTACATCTTCCGCTTCAAGCCTCTGGCACCCGGCCGGATCGGGCACTGA
- the mscL gene encoding large conductance mechanosensitive channel protein MscL yields MIKEFKEFALKGNVVDLAIGVIIGAAFGKIVESLVGDIIMPLIGAIGSVDFSNYFIGLNSAVTAPVLVDAKKQGAVLAYGSFLTIAVNFMIIAFVLFMVVKGINRLKRKEAAKPAEPAPPAQDVVLLGEIRDLLKQKA; encoded by the coding sequence ATGATCAAGGAATTCAAGGAATTTGCCCTGAAGGGCAATGTCGTCGATCTCGCCATCGGCGTGATCATCGGCGCGGCTTTCGGCAAGATCGTCGAATCGCTGGTCGGCGACATCATCATGCCGCTGATCGGCGCGATCGGCAGCGTCGACTTCTCCAACTACTTCATCGGCCTCAACAGCGCCGTCACCGCGCCGGTCCTCGTCGATGCCAAGAAGCAGGGCGCCGTGCTCGCCTATGGCAGCTTCCTCACCATTGCCGTCAACTTCATGATCATCGCCTTCGTGCTGTTCATGGTCGTCAAGGGGATCAACCGGTTGAAGCGCAAGGAAGCGGCCAAGCCGGCCGAGCCCGCGCCTCCCGCGCAGGACGTCGTGCTGCTCGGCGAGATCCGCGATCTGCTCAAGCAGAAGGCCTGA
- a CDS encoding PAS domain-containing hybrid sensor histidine kinase/response regulator encodes MLPAWSVVLSALGYLCVLFAIAHLADTTGRRLMTGRARTTIYALALGVYCTSWTFYGSVGFANRAGFDFLGIYVGPALVIGLGHRFVARIVSIAKSQNITSIADFVGARYGKSERVAALVCIVAVVGALPYIALQLKAVANSLSVFFAAAGGPPPMTDIPILSDLAFLVALVLAGFACAFGTRHIDATEHQDGLVLAIAAESLVKLVAFLALGVFVVYGLFDGASDLFAQAARAAADKPPIWDRTSSWPMFLTLTALSSCAALLLARQFHMAIVENRDVRDVRRAAWMFPLYLVLINLFVLPLAAAGEVLLPGSGIDRDMTVLLLPLEKQAGFIALFVFIGGLSAGTAMVIVASVALAIMISNHLVTPLLLRGRGVSVDPERAAAMIERKGRSGPTGGDLGSQVVHIRRGAIVVVILLGYAYYRAAGEAALVSIGLLSFAATAQIAPAFFGGLIWRRGTALGAAAGLSAGLLTWLYTLLIPSLALPGGYWAEIVAHGPLGITALRPEALFGLSSLSPLPHGVLWSLGINLICYVGFSFIRPASAMERLQANAFVESDRATMAQSFSLWRSSVTEAELQSTIGRYLGQERTQRAFEGFAHSRGEVLNGTRESDIHTLRFGEHLLSSAIGAASSRLVLSLLLKRRNLSTEAAFKLLDDASAALQYNRDILQNGLDHAGQGITVLDRDLRLLAWNKAFIQLYDLPPSLVRFGTGLDEIVRYNADRGAYGAGPLDELMAARLESFINDREPVRLKLYPSKNVIEIRSNPLPDGGIVTTYTDITDSVVAEEELARTNETLEKRVAERTEEIRHVNTELQRAKAEADDANASKTRFLAAASHDILQPLNAARLYASALVERDRASTQPDLAENIDASLDAVEEILTALLEISRLDGGALKPEISAFRLDELMRQLQREFEPSAQEKGLKLVFAATSTAVRSDRRLLRRLLQNLVSNAIKYTPNGKVLVGCRQRGGQVAIEVLDTGLGIPASKQKTVFREFQRLDQGAKVARGLGLGLSIVERIARTLDHKLALASTPGRGTRFSILVPRAAPLPAMATNAAARSAPPSSQLAGLKLLAIDNEPAILDGMRLLLGGWGCKVETARGLEEASTLIAAGGAPDVLIADYHLDHGENGIAVISALRQQVGGLPAILLTADRSPEVREEAGALDIHVLNKPLKPGALRALLAQWRATRLAAE; translated from the coding sequence ATGCTACCGGCCTGGTCCGTCGTCCTGAGCGCGCTCGGCTATCTCTGCGTTCTGTTCGCGATCGCCCATCTCGCGGACACCACCGGACGTCGCCTGATGACCGGGCGGGCACGCACGACGATCTATGCGCTGGCGCTCGGGGTCTATTGCACCTCCTGGACCTTCTACGGCTCGGTCGGCTTCGCCAACCGGGCGGGCTTCGACTTCCTCGGCATCTATGTCGGCCCGGCCCTGGTGATCGGGCTGGGACACCGCTTCGTCGCGCGCATCGTCAGCATCGCAAAATCACAGAACATCACCTCGATCGCCGACTTCGTTGGCGCGCGCTACGGCAAGAGCGAGCGCGTCGCGGCACTGGTCTGCATCGTCGCGGTGGTCGGCGCCCTGCCCTATATCGCCCTGCAGCTGAAGGCGGTGGCGAACTCCCTCTCGGTGTTCTTCGCCGCCGCTGGCGGGCCGCCGCCGATGACCGACATCCCGATCCTGAGCGACCTCGCCTTCCTGGTCGCCCTGGTCCTGGCCGGCTTCGCCTGCGCCTTCGGCACCCGCCATATCGACGCGACCGAGCACCAGGATGGGCTGGTGCTGGCGATCGCGGCGGAGTCGCTGGTCAAGCTCGTCGCCTTCCTGGCTCTCGGTGTCTTCGTCGTCTACGGCCTGTTCGATGGGGCCAGCGACCTCTTCGCCCAGGCGGCGCGGGCAGCCGCGGACAAACCGCCGATCTGGGACAGGACGTCGAGCTGGCCGATGTTCCTGACGCTGACGGCGCTGTCCTCGTGCGCTGCGCTGCTGCTGGCGCGGCAGTTCCACATGGCGATCGTCGAGAACCGCGATGTTCGGGACGTGCGCCGTGCTGCCTGGATGTTCCCGCTCTACCTCGTGCTGATCAACCTGTTCGTGCTGCCGCTGGCGGCGGCCGGCGAGGTTCTCCTGCCGGGGTCGGGCATCGATCGAGACATGACCGTGCTGCTGTTGCCGCTGGAGAAGCAGGCGGGCTTCATCGCCCTGTTCGTCTTCATCGGCGGGCTTTCGGCGGGCACTGCGATGGTCATCGTCGCCTCGGTCGCGCTGGCGATCATGATCTCGAACCATCTCGTCACGCCTCTGCTGCTGCGCGGGCGCGGTGTCAGCGTCGATCCCGAGCGCGCGGCTGCGATGATCGAGCGCAAAGGCCGCAGCGGTCCGACCGGCGGTGATCTCGGCTCGCAGGTCGTGCACATAAGGCGCGGCGCCATCGTCGTCGTCATCCTGCTCGGCTACGCCTATTACCGGGCTGCGGGCGAGGCAGCGCTGGTCTCGATCGGCCTGCTCTCCTTCGCCGCGACCGCGCAGATCGCACCGGCCTTCTTCGGCGGGCTGATCTGGCGGCGCGGCACCGCGCTCGGCGCTGCCGCCGGCCTGTCCGCCGGCCTGCTGACCTGGCTCTACACGCTTCTGATACCGAGCTTGGCGCTGCCCGGCGGCTACTGGGCGGAGATCGTCGCGCACGGACCGCTCGGCATCACCGCGCTGCGGCCGGAGGCGCTGTTTGGCCTGTCGTCGCTCTCGCCGCTGCCCCATGGCGTGCTCTGGAGCCTCGGCATCAACCTTATCTGCTATGTCGGCTTCTCGTTCATTCGCCCGGCGAGTGCGATGGAGCGGCTGCAGGCCAACGCCTTCGTCGAGTCGGACCGGGCGACCATGGCCCAGTCCTTCTCGCTCTGGCGCTCCAGCGTCACCGAGGCGGAGCTGCAGTCGACCATCGGCCGCTATCTCGGCCAGGAGCGGACGCAACGCGCCTTCGAGGGCTTCGCCCATTCGCGCGGCGAGGTGCTGAACGGCACCCGCGAGTCCGATATCCACACGCTGCGCTTCGGCGAGCACCTGCTCTCCTCCGCGATCGGCGCCGCTTCCTCCCGCCTCGTGCTGTCGCTGCTGCTGAAGCGGCGCAACCTCTCGACCGAAGCGGCCTTCAAGCTGCTCGACGACGCTTCGGCGGCCCTTCAATACAATCGCGACATTCTTCAGAACGGCCTCGACCATGCCGGCCAGGGCATCACCGTGCTCGACCGCGACCTACGGCTGCTCGCCTGGAACAAGGCCTTCATCCAGCTCTACGACCTGCCGCCCTCGCTGGTGCGCTTCGGCACCGGGCTCGACGAGATCGTGCGCTATAATGCCGACCGCGGCGCCTATGGCGCTGGACCTCTCGACGAACTCATGGCGGCGCGGCTGGAGAGCTTCATCAACGACCGCGAGCCGGTCCGGCTCAAGCTCTATCCTTCCAAGAACGTGATCGAGATCCGCTCGAACCCGCTCCCCGATGGCGGCATCGTCACCACCTATACCGACATCACCGACTCGGTCGTGGCCGAAGAGGAATTGGCGCGGACCAACGAGACGCTGGAAAAGCGCGTCGCCGAGCGCACCGAGGAGATCAGGCACGTCAATACCGAGTTGCAGCGCGCCAAGGCCGAGGCTGACGACGCCAACGCCTCGAAGACACGCTTCCTCGCAGCGGCGAGCCACGACATCCTCCAGCCTTTGAATGCCGCTCGGCTCTACGCCTCCGCTCTGGTTGAACGCGATCGGGCCAGCACCCAGCCCGATCTTGCCGAGAACATCGACGCCTCGCTCGACGCGGTCGAGGAGATCCTGACCGCGCTGCTCGAGATCTCCCGGCTCGACGGCGGCGCGCTCAAGCCCGAGATCAGCGCCTTCCGACTCGACGAGCTGATGCGCCAGCTCCAGCGCGAATTCGAGCCGAGCGCCCAGGAGAAGGGGCTGAAGCTCGTCTTTGCGGCGACTTCGACGGCCGTCCGTTCGGACCGGCGGCTGCTGCGCCGTCTGCTGCAGAACCTGGTCTCGAACGCGATCAAGTACACCCCGAACGGCAAGGTGCTGGTCGGCTGCCGCCAGCGTGGCGGGCAGGTCGCGATCGAGGTGCTCGATACCGGACTCGGGATCCCCGCGAGCAAGCAGAAGACCGTGTTCCGCGAATTCCAGCGCCTCGACCAGGGCGCCAAGGTCGCGCGAGGACTGGGTCTTGGACTCTCGATCGTCGAGCGGATCGCGCGCACCCTCGACCACAAGCTCGCGCTCGCCTCGACGCCGGGACGCGGCACGCGCTTCTCCATCCTGGTACCGCGCGCCGCGCCCCTGCCGGCAATGGCGACGAATGCAGCCGCACGCAGCGCCCCGCCCAGCAGCCAGCTCGCCGGGCTCAAGCTGCTCGCCATCGACAACGAGCCCGCCATCCTCGACGGCATGCGGCTCCTGCTCGGCGGCTGGGGCTGCAAGGTCGAGACCGCGCGCGGGCTGGAGGAGGCCTCCACGCTCATCGCCGCCGGCGGCGCTCCGGATGTGCTGATCGCCGACTACCATCTCGACCATGGCGAGAACGGCATCGCCGTGATCTCGGCCCTGCGGCAGCAGGTCGGCGGGCTGCCGGCGATCCTCCTGACGGCGGACCGCTCACCGGAGGTGCGCGAGGAAGCGGGAGCGCTCGATATCCACGTGCTGAACAAGCCGCTGAAGCCGGGCGCGCTGCGAGCGCTGCTGGCGCAATGGCGCGCGACGAGACTGGCGGCGGAGTAA
- a CDS encoding SMP-30/gluconolactonase/LRE family protein has translation MTFGFIEGFRVEVLDPRFHRIVPGSARMERLWTGARWSEGPAWFPAHQTLVWSDIPNDRMMRYDALTGQVGVFRQPARNSNGNTVDRQGRLVTCEHGGRQVTRTEHDGSVTVLASHYQGKRLNSPNDVVVKSDGSIWFTDPDYGILTDYEGDKAESEIGRCNVYRIDPQSGEVTIAADDFVKPNGLAFSPDESALYIADTGASHDPQNGPRHIRKVAVTGDGRTLGASSVFATCTNGLFDGFRFDVSGRLWSSAADGVHVYDPDGTLIGKVLVPEVVANLCFGGPKRNRLFICGTTSLYSLMTHTNGVA, from the coding sequence ATGACATTCGGCTTCATCGAGGGTTTTCGCGTCGAGGTGCTCGACCCGCGCTTTCACCGGATCGTGCCGGGCTCGGCCCGGATGGAGCGGCTGTGGACCGGGGCGCGCTGGTCGGAAGGCCCGGCCTGGTTCCCGGCGCACCAGACATTGGTCTGGTCCGACATCCCGAACGACCGGATGATGCGCTATGACGCGCTCACTGGCCAGGTCGGCGTCTTTCGCCAGCCGGCGCGCAACTCCAACGGCAACACCGTCGACCGGCAGGGCCGGCTCGTCACCTGCGAACATGGCGGCCGGCAGGTAACGCGGACCGAGCATGACGGCTCGGTCACCGTGCTGGCCAGCCATTACCAGGGCAAGCGGCTGAACTCGCCGAATGACGTCGTGGTCAAATCGGACGGTTCGATCTGGTTCACCGATCCCGATTACGGCATCCTCACCGATTACGAGGGCGACAAGGCCGAAAGCGAGATCGGCCGCTGCAATGTCTATCGGATCGATCCGCAGAGCGGTGAGGTGACCATCGCGGCCGACGATTTCGTCAAGCCGAACGGACTGGCCTTCTCGCCCGACGAGAGCGCGCTCTACATCGCCGATACCGGCGCGAGCCATGATCCGCAGAACGGGCCGCGTCATATCCGCAAGGTCGCGGTGACCGGTGACGGCAGGACGCTCGGCGCCTCCTCGGTCTTCGCCACCTGCACGAACGGGCTGTTCGACGGCTTCCGCTTCGACGTCTCCGGACGGCTCTGGAGCAGCGCCGCCGACGGCGTCCATGTCTACGACCCGGACGGCACGCTGATTGGCAAGGTGCTGGTGCCGGAGGTGGTCGCCAATCTCTGCTTCGGCGGGCCGAAGCGGAACCGGCTCTTCATCTGCGGCACGACCTCGCTCTACTCGCTGATGACGCACACCAACGGCGTGGCCTGA
- a CDS encoding LysR family transcriptional regulator: MDRFGDLDVFAHVVTAKSMSAAARELNLSPAVISKRIRRLEDRLGVRLLQRTTRQLSLTEAGQGFYERVVSILGSIEEAEAWVASGAGQARGTLRVSAPTSFGRMHVAPHLKPFLDANPAVNVELILSDAFVDIIAEGFDLAIRIADLRDSSLVAKRLAPNHRVLCATPGYLAANGTPETIEDLSRHTLVAHNADQWRLDGPEGQVSVRINGPLRTNSSEVVREALLAGVGIALRSTWDVGPEVKSGALVRVLPDYSVGKRVAVYAVYPSRRHMEQKVRAFVDYLAELYGATPYWDEGLVL; this comes from the coding sequence ATGGATCGGTTTGGCGACCTCGACGTCTTCGCCCATGTCGTCACGGCCAAGAGCATGTCTGCCGCCGCCCGCGAGCTCAACCTCTCACCGGCCGTCATCTCCAAGCGTATCCGCCGCCTCGAAGATCGGCTCGGCGTGCGCCTGCTCCAGCGCACCACGCGCCAGCTTTCGCTGACCGAGGCCGGCCAGGGCTTCTATGAGCGGGTGGTGTCGATCCTTGGCTCGATTGAGGAAGCCGAGGCCTGGGTCGCCAGCGGCGCCGGCCAGGCGCGCGGAACCTTGCGCGTCTCGGCGCCGACCTCGTTCGGGCGAATGCATGTCGCGCCGCATCTGAAACCCTTCCTCGACGCCAACCCTGCGGTGAATGTCGAGCTGATCCTGAGCGATGCTTTTGTCGACATCATCGCGGAGGGATTCGATCTGGCGATACGGATCGCCGATCTGCGCGATTCGAGCCTGGTTGCGAAGCGGCTGGCGCCGAACCATCGCGTGCTCTGCGCGACGCCCGGCTACCTCGCCGCCAACGGCACCCCTGAGACCATCGAGGACCTGTCGCGCCATACGCTCGTCGCCCACAATGCCGACCAATGGCGTCTCGATGGGCCGGAGGGTCAGGTTTCGGTCCGGATCAACGGGCCGCTGCGGACCAATTCGAGTGAGGTCGTGCGCGAGGCGCTGCTGGCCGGCGTCGGCATCGCGTTGCGCTCGACCTGGGATGTCGGGCCGGAGGTGAAATCGGGAGCGCTGGTCAGGGTGCTCCCGGACTATTCGGTCGGCAAGCGTGTCGCCGTCTACGCGGTCTATCCGAGCCGCCGGCACATGGAGCAGAAGGTGCGCGCCTTCGTCGACTATCTGGCGGAGCTGTATGGTGCGACGCCGTATTGGGACGAGGGGCTGGTGCTGTAA
- a CDS encoding winged helix-turn-helix transcriptional regulator, whose translation MLKTKKRYDCAAGCPVEATLDLIDGKWKGVIIYHLLSGTLRFNEIRRKLPSATQRMLTRQLRELEECGLVLRTVYAQVPPRVDYALTEEGRSLEEIVRAMHQWGQRRLERLAQVPAAA comes from the coding sequence ATGCTGAAGACGAAGAAGCGCTACGACTGTGCCGCCGGTTGCCCGGTCGAGGCGACGCTCGACCTGATCGACGGCAAGTGGAAGGGCGTGATCATCTACCACCTGCTCTCCGGCACGCTGCGCTTCAACGAGATCCGCCGGAAGCTGCCGAGCGCGACGCAGCGCATGCTCACCCGGCAATTGCGCGAGCTGGAAGAGTGCGGGCTCGTCCTGCGCACGGTCTATGCCCAGGTACCGCCGCGGGTCGACTATGCTCTGACCGAGGAAGGCCGCTCGCTCGAGGAGATCGTCCGCGCCATGCACCAATGGGGGCAGCGGCGGCTGGAGCGGCTGGCGCAGGTACCGGCCGCGGCCTGA